The genomic DNA TGTGGTTAATCCGGCGGATGGCAGTATTAAGCAGGAAATAACTGCTAATTGGGACTTAGGATCCGACGCTCAAGCGGTGTTCCGGCCTGAGGCGTTCTACCGCGCTAGTAGCACGGTCCCCGGCGAAATTTACGTGCTTAATCAGGGTCGTAGTGCAGACTTTTTTGGCTACACCGGCGCCCAGCAAATTTTTGTGTTGAAGGACGATGGTACCACAGTCACTGTGGTCGATATTGATCCGGCGAAGGAAAAGGTACAAGGCATTAAACTAAACGTCATGAATCCGCAAATTATCTACGGCGTAGATGACGCAAATAAACCAATTGTCGCCGGCTTCTGCACAATTTGGGATACAGCATCACCATGTGTGTCGGGGTTTGAGCGCGTGGATTTGGCAGCGCGTACCTCTACCTTAGTGCTTGACCGGTCCACCGCAACCGAAAAAGGTAACGGCAGTGTAGTTGGTGCTAAAAATGGTAAATACTACGGCGTTGTCGCTACTTCAGATGGCGCCGGCGGCTACAAATCGCAGGTTCAGGTGTTTGACATAAATGCTGGTACCGCGAAGACATTTTACGAAATTGCCGATGCCAATTACGCCGACTACTCAATTGCTTACGATATCAGTGCCAATAAACTATATGTCGGTGAAAAGAAAACGGACGGGACAGGTCAATTCTCGATTTTTGATTTAGCGTCTGAGAGTTCTACGCCATCCGCCACTTTGGCTCTGCCTTTAGTTCCCTATAAGATCAAATTTGTACCGTAAATGAAATGACTACCGTATTCACCACAGCCCTGACCATCATCCTCTCGACCTTGGCCACTTCGGTGGCTAAGGCGGAAGACCAAGATGGACCAGTGTCACGGGCGAATACGGTTGAAGTTTGGGGCACACGCACGGAATCTACGCGCGCAGCCCGAGCTGGACAGAGTGTGATGATTCGACCGGATGATGAGACGCGCTTTGATACGCGCGTCCATCTCCGGAATGAGCCTAATCTAGCACTGCCCGATACTGGTAGGATCAATGCGTCCGGCTTCAATCTACCACGGGTGCGAGGCCAGGATTCTAGGTTTACAGAAGTGTACCTTGACGGTCTGCGGGTGCAGGATCCCTACGTGGGTTTCCCTTTCATCGATGACTTAGACCTGCGTGCCTGTGGTGAACTATCGATCTACGTGGGTAATCCACCGCCGTCGCTCCCTACGATCAATCCAAACGGCGCTATCGCTTACCGGATGTTTACACCGGTAGGGCGCAAGGATCAGACTGGGATATTGGTGGGGCGTCCCTACGGTACTGCGCTCTGGGCCCTCAGTCGCTATCGTTCAGCAAATGGCAGCGATGCGCGTTTTTATGGACGAGAGCATTGGACGGATGGTCGCTTTCCCTATCACGATGATAACGCTACCCCCTACAATGTCTCTGACGATAGAACGGGTGAGCGGCGGCATGCCGATAGGCGAGCCATTCAGTTTCTACCGACCTTCAACTGGCAGAGTGGCGGGCATCATGTTTCGGTCCTTGGTCTCTGGAACGACGCCAAGACCAGTCTGCCGGCGCGCAATAGTAGCACCAATAGCTTGGCGCGTGAGTATTCCCGTCACCGCGTGGGGCGCATAGCCTATAACTTCAAGCCTGAGTCGTCTCATGTCGCCGTGCCAGAATTGATGGGACTCGAGATCGGTCGCTACGATGACCAGATGGACGTTAGTGACCCGACTAATGTAGTTTTGGGATCGGTTCAGTCTAATAAAAGGCGTCTTCTATCAAGTAGTGCGGCTACCAATTTGAAGTGGACTGTAGCTAGTGACCAAGGGGAATCGTCGCTATACCTGCGTGGCGAGGCCACCGATACAAGTATCCGCGCAATGACTAGTGCAGCCACGGATTATACGATTAGAAGGCGTCAGAGCTTATTTTATTCTGGACTTGATCTAGCGATTTTACCCACGGTTAGAGCCGAGCTCAAGGGCATGATTACGCGCCAGACCGATAATGCCAACGGCAAGAAGAATCAGGAGACCGTTAAGAGCCTCAGTCAGTCGCGTCATCTGATGATACCGGGGAGTTCTTTGGGGCTAGCTTGGCAGCCGCAAGACTTAACCGTTTACATGCAGGTGGCAAGAGTACGTCGATCACCGACGCTGCTTGAGCAGTTTGGTGATGGTGCTTTGATTCGCGATAATCCTGGGCTGTCTCCTGAGACCACTATCCACCGCGAACTTGGCATTCAGTGGCGGGTAGAGGGCGGGGCGCTGATCACTGGACCCATGAAGCAATTTAGTTTACGCAGTTCCCTGTTTAGAGATGACACGTGGGACCGGATTATCTTGCTACCTTCCATTGCGCAGACCATGCGGGCGCAAAACGCGGTGCGTACAGCCATCAATGGAGCTGAGATTGCTGGCGAGATTACGGCCTGGTCGACGACGCTGATGGCTGGGTATGCGCGGCTCTTTCCGATGGACTTGAGCTACTCTAGCCGACACCGGACCGTGCCGGGAGTGGCTGAGCATGTTGCTACCGGTAGCATCAGTCAAAACCTAGGACTTGCAACTCTCAGGTGGCAGTCAAGATACCAAAGTCAGGTGTGGCGTGACTCTGAGAACAGTATCGCTGTTCCTGGCTACTTGATCCACGATGCTACGTTAGATGCTAAATGGTCGCAGTTTAGCTTTGGTTTTGGGTTATTCAATCTTACCGATCAGCGGCGTCTTAATATTTACGCTGATGGCACCGAGGCTAATCGCGGTGCCACCTCATACAGTGACTATGCTGGTATGCCGCTACCGGGTCGGCACTGGCGCGTCAGTGTGTCGGCTTCGCTATAAGGCAAGAATAGCTCGCCCTTTGGGGAGAGCGGCTGGATTCAAGCTGACCTTTTGCGTCTCTCTTCTTCAAGCTTTTGAATGAGCAATAATTTAATGACCGGCTGGCGTGAAATACCAGCACGCGTTGCTTCAAAGTCTAGCTGAGCAACCAGCCATTCAGGTAAATCAAGGTTGACTTTGTGGATTTTAGGTATCTGAACTTCGCCATGAGACGCGAAAAGATACCCAAGATCTTCTTCTTCGAGAAAAGCATCCATTTTCTTCGATGAATCAAATTTTTTTGAGATAAACTTCTTTTTCCCCATTTCGGGCTCTCTTCCCGCTAATTAACCGCATGCTGGGTAAGTTTATCATGGAAAGTCATCTTGACCTTGGCTGGTCACAGGCGTAAGCCTGAAGTAGGAGCGAGGTGAATTTATGAGCACTAAAAACCATAAAGATCTCATCCGGATCGCGACCTACCGAGTGTATGAAGAGGCCGAGATCGCTCGCAGCTTTCTCGCTCACCGGGGAGTGGCGGGAGTTGTGGTAGTCGACAAATCGGCCGTGATCGAGGACGAAGCAGACTTAGGTTTCGCTGCAGGCCTTTTTGATCTTCTTGTAGCACCGGCCGATGCAGCCCGGGCTGTGTTGTTACTGGGTGAGGAATGGCGCCTTGAAAGCGAAAACGCGGTGGTAGTGGACGTACCATTTGCGTCTGAGCAGCCTGAGGATCTCAACATTGAGCCGTTGTAGTTTGCTGTCTCAGCGATCTCGGGAGTACGCGTGATTCAGGCGCATGAGCAGGGATGCGTGTTGCTAGTGAGGGCGCAGCCGGGTGCAAGGCGTAGCGGTATCCAGGGCGAGTACCGCGGCATGCTTAAGATTGCAGTGTCTGCTCCTCCCGAGGATGGTCGGGCCAATGATGCTATTGTCGATGTGCTACGCGACAGCCTGTCGCTTAAGCGCTCGCAAATCGTTTTGCTGAGCGGGCAGACCAGCCGAGACAAGCGGTTCCTGATCACCGGAATAACGACCGCAGAGCTGACGGCGCGATTGAAGCCTCACGCAGGTTGAGTAATCTAAGCCGATCATTTGTTCAAACTGCGACACCTGGTCCTACACCAATTACACCACAGCATACCAGTTTCGCTGCTGCATACTGTGATACCTTCCTGCAACTACAACATGCCCTGTCGCGTGGGCTGAGGTTGTGCATCCATTGTATGGATGCATCGTGACTGTGATGCTTGTCGCTGAGTCGCGTTCCTTTGTGCGGGCAAATTTACGCATTCTAGTTGGAAACCGAGTAAAAACTCGCTTTGACTGGGTCTTGTTGGTTCTCATTAGCACAAAAAACTAACATTTTTGATTAGTTGTAATATTCAAAAAAAATTTCCCTTCCCCTAAAGTTTCCGAGCAAAAACTCCGATAAGAGCATGTGACTGCTGGTTCAGACACACCAAGCCACAAGTGGAGTTTGGTATCGTGGTGACAAAGCGCAAAATCACAAAGAACCCCGAGGAAAGCCTGGCCCGGCGTATTCAGGAGGCATGCGTCGTCACCAAGGTGACGCGTCACATTGTGAAAAAGCGCCGCTCCCATGCAACGATGCAGGTGCCTATGCAGGCACGTGCCCAGTCAACCATTGATCAGATCCTGGTATCTGCAACCAAGCTACTGCTGCGCGAGGGTTACGAATCGTTCAATACGAACCGCATCGCGGCTGAGGCAGATATCAGTGTTGCCACGCTCTACCAGTATTTTGACGATAAGACAGCGATCATCGGTAGTCTTATTGAGGGACAATCTGTGCGGCTTATCGCGGCTCTTGAGAGTTCTGTAGCTGACTATGCCCATTTGCCGATACAGGATGCGATTGCTGAGATCATATCGGTCATGTTTAAGACCTACCGCGACGAAACGCGGCTATTCGGTTTGATTCGTGATCATGTTCCATACGGCGAGCACGCGGACTTAACAGAAGCTGCTATGCAGAGAATTGTCGACATCGTGACATTTGCACTCCGCACCAGGGCGCGTGAAATCAACTTAATCGATCATCAAGCCGTCGCATTCATTATTGTCTACGCAATAGATGGGGTCATTGCTGCAGCCTTAAATAAAAAAATGAGCGACATGGAATATCAGAACCTGAGCAAAGTAGCAGCTGGGATGGTCCAAGCGCTGTTACGCTCTCAAACTGTTGAGGTATAAACTATGGGTATCTTCAAAATGTCACTTGGTCCTGTGGATCCATCTCAAGCCGAGGGCCGTACCCGCGAGCTTCTGCAGAGCGTCAAAGCCAAATATGGCATGATCGCTAATTTGCCACGGTTCATGGCGAACTCACCGGCGATGATGAGTACCTACGAGCGCGCCGAGGAAGAGTTCCAAAAAAACTCGGGATTTAACCGAAGCGAACAAGAAGTCATATTCCTAGTGATCAGTAAAGAGAACGGTTGTGACTACTGCGTTGCTGCTCATAGCATTATGGCCGACATGAAAGCGACCGTGCCACCGTCGGTAACCAATGCCATTCGTGATGATCAGCCCATACCTGATGCTAAGTATGCCGCCCTAGCTACATTTACCCGTATCATGGTCCAGAAGCGGGGATGGCCCGAAGAAGCCGAAGTTGCAGCATTTTTGAGCGCAGGTTACACCGAGCAGCACATTCTCTCAATTATTCTGGCCATTGCGATGAAGACGATGACCAACTACACCAATCACGTCTTCCAGACGCCTCTTGATAAGGTGTTTAAAGCTCGTGAGTATGCCCCATTTAAGGCGGCCACCTCCTTGGTGCAATTTGTACGCAAGATTGCGTCCTAAACTTCGCGATAACATCACTTTCATGAGGCTAACCATGAGCCGTCTTCACATTGGTGCCAACATACCCGATACGACCTTTTACACGATACAGGGGGATTCAATTACGGTTCCCTACAAGGATACCCCGCTGTTGCACATTCAGTTTCGCCGTTATGCTGGGTGTCCCATTTGTAATCTGCATATGCGTAGCGTGATGAAACGCTACGATGAGATCAAGGCGTCGGGGATTTCAGAGTTGGTGTTTTTTCACTCAAGCGCTGCTGAAATGATGCCTCATTTGGCAAATTTACCGTTTGGCTGTGTGGCTGATCCGGTCAAGACGCACTACAAATCGTTTGGCGTCGAGACTTCCCTTTGTGGTGAACTAAATCCCAAAAATATAGTGGCAGTCCTAAAGGGGCTTCAAATAATCGATCCGCGTCTTCTCCTTAAAAAACCGGAAAACGGCAGACGCGGTATGCCAGCTGACTTTTTAATCAATCGTGATGGGCTCATATTGGACTTGAAATACGGAAACTTTGCCGACGATCAGTGGTCGGTCGACGAGTTGGTTGCTAAGGCGAAGGCGGTCATTTAGCTACAAAGGCACTTGGCGAAAGGATTTTCACCATGAAGTATGCACCCGTGGTAGAAGCTTGGCGAGATCAGTCTGCCGTTCACAGCGTAGACGGCGTGGCGACTCGTGTGTGGAATCAAGGTCAGGGCGAAGCAGTGGTCTGTATCCACGGCGTACCGACCTCTGCCTACTGCTACAGAAAGTTACTGCCTGAACTTGCAAGTCTTGGCATGCGTGGCATAGCTTTTGATCTGCCTGGGCTTGGGCTTGCGGATAGGCCTGATCAGTTTGATTACAGTTGGAGTGGTCTAGGCGTGTTTGCAACGAAGCTGATTGAGAGCATGAACCTAGGCAGATTTCATTTACTGGTACATGATATCGGTGGTCCCGTGGGCTTTGGAATTCTCGAACGCCTCAGGGATCAAATTAGCTCCCTGACCGTTCTGAATACTATGACGCTACCCACTAAATTCAAGCCGCATCCGATGATGCGGATATTTACTGTACCACTAGCCGGAGAACTTAGTCTGGCAGCGCTGAATGAGCAGAGCTTCGCTTTTACCTTAAATAGTCATGGCTTCATGAACAAATTATCGCGCGATGAGTACCGTGCTTATTACCAGCTGCTAAAGGGTGACGATCATGGGCGGAGCTTTCTGCGGATCATGCGCGCTTTTGAGATGACGGAAGTTTTTGAGGATCGGATAATCCGTGCTGCTAAAGCCTATACAGGTCCGCGCCAAATCATTTGGGGGGCAGACGATCATGCGCTTCCTCTCAGTGTATACGGGGAACATGCGCGGCAGGTTTTTACATGTAATCAGATCACGACACTGCCGGCCAAGCACTTTGTGCAAGAGGACTGTTACCGCGAGATTGCCGCCAAGGTGGCTGCACAGGTGGCTAGCGCGCAGCGTCGCGCTAGTTAGCTTAAGTTAAAGCCATTAAAAGTTATTGAAATAACTGTAATTTGGCGTATCAGAGATTTGCAAAACCTGATTCGGATCGATTCTTGTGTAGCGCTCGGCAGCGCTCTTGCCGTCTGGTTTCCCGTTTTCCGCGCTGATGCCAATAAGTAGTTGCTTGCCATCACGTCTTATCGTGGTGAATGGATAAAGCGAACCATAAAACTCGCAGGACGTCGTGGGTTTGCCGATCTCATAACGGCATTCTGAGCGGATCGCATCTCTCATTTTAGATGGCATCCAGCTGTCATCGTACACAGTTAGGCTGCGCCGCGATAACTGTGGCGCAATGTCGAGGCTGAATGTTTTATCTGCTGCGTTAGGAATCAACTTACTTACAAGATAATTGTTTTTGATCGTCAAGGATGGCTTCTTAGTGCACCCGGCCTCGCTGTAAAGATGACCGACATATTCTATGCTACTGATTTGTGGATCATACATAATCACTTCGCGAAGAAACTGGTCAATCGAGGAATCTACAGGTCGATGACACTCACGTGCCCAAGTTCCACCGAGAATGCGCTCGCGCATAAAGTTCTTGGTGGAAATAGATTTACCGTTAACAGTGATCGCAGCTAAGTTTGGCAGGTCATCTAAACTATTGGTAGGTAGATCGTTGCTTTCATCGACAGTGACAGCTATGAGGCTATAGGAATGCGCAAGTGGACTAAGGTTCGTGACTCCCGTGTTTTTTAGCGTCACTCGCTCTAACTTTGTGATCCCACCAATAGCATCGAAATTGGAGAGCTTAACCCCGTCGGCCTGGATATTGGTGAGCCAGGTAATATCAGCGATCAATGAGAGATCGAATTCACGCGCGACTGTGTCATCAGGCGATAGGGTCAAAGTGGTAATAGTTGCTAGGTAGGCATAGGCTGTGTCACAGGAACCATCATCACCTGATCGTTGCATAATGGTTTTTACACTGGGGCTTTTGATTGAGTCCCTGCATTTTTTGAGAAACGATGCCGGTTCCACCGTTACATTGTTAGCAAGTGTACTTTCGATGAACGCAGTCTCGCTTGCAAGTGACGTGTAGTATGATCTAACGTCGTTGGCAGACTCACGCTTCACAAAGGCTGCGATCCCTATAACGTCGCCTTTTTTGCTTAGTAATGGTCCACCCGAGTCACCCGATCCTAAAGCTGAGCGCGTGCCATCTGGACTAGTCGCATCGGTAGCATTGGCACCAGTCTGACCTAGTAATGCAATGGCACCATTTTCAACTTTTTCAATTTGATTGGTGCCGATACGTTTGATGCCGGATCCAGCTGAGTCGGTTCCCTCAAAATACTGATTGTCTCCAAAGCCAATCAGCTGAACGGGGTCGCCCTCCGCCGCCGGATCTAGTTTAATGCTGAGCGTTTGATCGCCAACATCATCAGGAAAGAAGACAAATGCCAGATCGTGAGGAGGCATGGCGGGGCCTCCCGTATAGTCCGGATGTACCACGACATTGTTACTCGCAACATTTAGGGCGGGGACGAATATCGGAAGCTCCCGGTTGCTCACGCAGTGGGCCGCAGTGATGAGGGTGTTAGGTCTGATAAACGTGCCTGTGCATCTGCTCGTGCCGTTTCTAATTTCCACAACGGCAGGGTACTGAGTCGTACGCTTACCGTTGGTAACTTTAGGCTTGCTGCTGCCGCGTCGTAGAGCGCAGGAGGATGTGAGGGCCGCAATGATGATGGTCAGGAGGGCAGAACGAATCATGGAGCAGTCACCTAGGGATTTGTCGTTGTTAAAGGTGGATCAGGGTGAGTTATTCTCATGATCTAATCAACATAAGTAGCTACGAGATAAAGCCCTTTGCGCGGCAGTACTCTTCAGCCTTAGCAAACATCTCTATTAGTAGTGGAGCGAAATTTAGGACCTCAGTGACCACCCTGTCAGTTTCATCGATGATATATTCATGAACGATTTGGTTGCGAAGGTCTTTGAGCAGAGCGTAGTTGATTTCATCGCGAAGGATGCGCCTCTTTTTGAATCGATTAATGCGATCAAGGACACTGCCGTCGTCGGTCAACTCGATCCGGTCGATAGTGCGCATCAATTTCTGAGTTAAAAAGTCGAGAGCGCGACCATAGCGAGAGGTAAGAGCTTCTAAGCTCTCTCGTTCATCGTCGGTGAGTTGCCGTTTACCGGCCTCTTTGAGTAATGATTCTGATTTAATGGTACTTTGATTGAATACATGGACTGCTCTACGGCCCAAATCTAGGTCGATCTTTAGTTGTCTAATGATAGGATCAGTCATTTGTCGTCCAAAGTATTTTGCTTTTCTTGGAAATTAATTCGTAAAAATTGTTTTCTCGCTCACTATTAAAGTATTTATTTTCGCAGATGATCAGAATATCAAATTTTTGCTCTCCCAATCTTCTGACGAGTTCGCTGCGTAGTCTTTGTATATCTAGAAACTTATCGTTTGATGCTTCCTGGATTTCAAAAATAAGATCAATGTCTCCACCTGCTTTTTCCAAGTCACAGCGAGATCCGTATAGCCTAACTTCTCTTAGGTTCTCGCCAAGCGTAGTGACGCCAGCGGCAATAATTTGCTCAATTTCTTGTGTTGTTAATCGAACATTTTTCATAGCTATGGCCAACATAACATAATTTGCAAAGTCCCTATAATACCTAAGTCGCCGCCACTCCACTGATAAACCAACGGCCGCTAGTATGCGACGCACGGACACCAAACACTCGCTCTGCCAACCCTTCACTAAGTGCCTGATGGAGATTACCGTGACCTACCAATCGCCCCTGATGCAAGCATACGAAGTCATTTGTGAGTTCCGAGGCTAGCGCTATATCATGGAGCGATATGATGATGCCCGTGCCGCTTTTGGCCCGTGCCTTTAGGATTTCGAGCATCATGTAGCTGGTTTGTAGGTCCAAATTAGTGAGCGGCTCGTCGAGTAGTAGATAGGACGACGGTGCGACTAGAGCGCGCGCCAGCATAACGCGTTGTTTCTCGCCGCTCGATAGTTGCATAATGCTGCGGCTGGCGAGCTCGTGGGCACAAAGCCCTGTGAGTGCGGCCATAGTTAACTCGTCGTGACGGCGCGTGGGGCGTCCTTGGTGCCACGGGAAGAGGCCCATGCGCACCACTTCAAACACAGTGTAGTCGAAGGCGACTTGCGTCGTGGGGGGGAGCCACGTGCAGATCTTGCTGTGCTCGAGGGCAGTCGTACCGCGCCCCACAACCTCTCCAGTGCTTGGGCTGATGATGCCGGCCAGGACTTTGAGGAGAGTTGATTTGCCGGCACCGTTGGGGCCTATGAGCGCCGTGATTTTGCCGGGATCAAGCATGGCGCTGATCTGATCTAA from Deltaproteobacteria bacterium includes the following:
- a CDS encoding carboxymuconolactone decarboxylase family protein; protein product: MGIFKMSLGPVDPSQAEGRTRELLQSVKAKYGMIANLPRFMANSPAMMSTYERAEEEFQKNSGFNRSEQEVIFLVISKENGCDYCVAAHSIMADMKATVPPSVTNAIRDDQPIPDAKYAALATFTRIMVQKRGWPEEAEVAAFLSAGYTEQHILSIILAIAMKTMTNYTNHVFQTPLDKVFKAREYAPFKAATSLVQFVRKIAS
- a CDS encoding alpha/beta fold hydrolase, whose product is MKYAPVVEAWRDQSAVHSVDGVATRVWNQGQGEAVVCIHGVPTSAYCYRKLLPELASLGMRGIAFDLPGLGLADRPDQFDYSWSGLGVFATKLIESMNLGRFHLLVHDIGGPVGFGILERLRDQISSLTVLNTMTLPTKFKPHPMMRIFTVPLAGELSLAALNEQSFAFTLNSHGFMNKLSRDEYRAYYQLLKGDDHGRSFLRIMRAFEMTEVFEDRIIRAAKAYTGPRQIIWGADDHALPLSVYGEHARQVFTCNQITTLPAKHFVQEDCYREIAAKVAAQVASAQRRAS
- a CDS encoding ABC transporter ATP-binding protein; this encodes MSANRSLGVKDVSCVIANHRSLDQISAMLDPGKITALIGPNGAGKSTLLKVLAGIISPSTGEVVGRGTTALEHSKICTWLPPTTQVAFDYTVFEVVRMGLFPWHQGRPTRRHDELTMAALTGLCAHELASRSIMQLSSGEKQRVMLARALVAPSSYLLLDEPLTNLDLQTSYMMLEILKARAKSGTGIIISLHDIALASELTNDFVCLHQGRLVGHGNLHQALSEGLAERVFGVRASHTSGRWFISGVAAT
- a CDS encoding TonB-dependent receptor; translation: MTTVFTTALTIILSTLATSVAKAEDQDGPVSRANTVEVWGTRTESTRAARAGQSVMIRPDDETRFDTRVHLRNEPNLALPDTGRINASGFNLPRVRGQDSRFTEVYLDGLRVQDPYVGFPFIDDLDLRACGELSIYVGNPPPSLPTINPNGAIAYRMFTPVGRKDQTGILVGRPYGTALWALSRYRSANGSDARFYGREHWTDGRFPYHDDNATPYNVSDDRTGERRHADRRAIQFLPTFNWQSGGHHVSVLGLWNDAKTSLPARNSSTNSLAREYSRHRVGRIAYNFKPESSHVAVPELMGLEIGRYDDQMDVSDPTNVVLGSVQSNKRRLLSSSAATNLKWTVASDQGESSLYLRGEATDTSIRAMTSAATDYTIRRRQSLFYSGLDLAILPTVRAELKGMITRQTDNANGKKNQETVKSLSQSRHLMIPGSSLGLAWQPQDLTVYMQVARVRRSPTLLEQFGDGALIRDNPGLSPETTIHRELGIQWRVEGGALITGPMKQFSLRSSLFRDDTWDRIILLPSIAQTMRAQNAVRTAINGAEIAGEITAWSTTLMAGYARLFPMDLSYSSRHRTVPGVAEHVATGSISQNLGLATLRWQSRYQSQVWRDSENSIAVPGYLIHDATLDAKWSQFSFGFGLFNLTDQRRLNIYADGTEANRGATSYSDYAGMPLPGRHWRVSVSASL
- a CDS encoding TetR/AcrR family transcriptional regulator; protein product: MVTKRKITKNPEESLARRIQEACVVTKVTRHIVKKRRSHATMQVPMQARAQSTIDQILVSATKLLLREGYESFNTNRIAAEADISVATLYQYFDDKTAIIGSLIEGQSVRLIAALESSVADYAHLPIQDAIAEIISVMFKTYRDETRLFGLIRDHVPYGEHADLTEAAMQRIVDIVTFALRTRAREINLIDHQAVAFIIVYAIDGVIAAALNKKMSDMEYQNLSKVAAGMVQALLRSQTVEV
- a CDS encoding DUF167 domain-containing protein, which produces MIQAHEQGCVLLVRAQPGARRSGIQGEYRGMLKIAVSAPPEDGRANDAIVDVLRDSLSLKRSQIVLLSGQTSRDKRFLITGITTAELTARLKPHAG
- a CDS encoding S1 family peptidase; translation: MIRSALLTIIIAALTSSCALRRGSSKPKVTNGKRTTQYPAVVEIRNGTSRCTGTFIRPNTLITAAHCVSNRELPIFVPALNVASNNVVVHPDYTGGPAMPPHDLAFVFFPDDVGDQTLSIKLDPAAEGDPVQLIGFGDNQYFEGTDSAGSGIKRIGTNQIEKVENGAIALLGQTGANATDATSPDGTRSALGSGDSGGPLLSKKGDVIGIAAFVKRESANDVRSYYTSLASETAFIESTLANNVTVEPASFLKKCRDSIKSPSVKTIMQRSGDDGSCDTAYAYLATITTLTLSPDDTVAREFDLSLIADITWLTNIQADGVKLSNFDAIGGITKLERVTLKNTGVTNLSPLAHSYSLIAVTVDESNDLPTNSLDDLPNLAAITVNGKSISTKNFMRERILGGTWARECHRPVDSSIDQFLREVIMYDPQISSIEYVGHLYSEAGCTKKPSLTIKNNYLVSKLIPNAADKTFSLDIAPQLSRRSLTVYDDSWMPSKMRDAIRSECRYEIGKPTTSCEFYGSLYPFTTIRRDGKQLLIGISAENGKPDGKSAAERYTRIDPNQVLQISDTPNYSYFNNF
- a CDS encoding redoxin domain-containing protein, giving the protein MSRLHIGANIPDTTFYTIQGDSITVPYKDTPLLHIQFRRYAGCPICNLHMRSVMKRYDEIKASGISELVFFHSSAAEMMPHLANLPFGCVADPVKTHYKSFGVETSLCGELNPKNIVAVLKGLQIIDPRLLLKKPENGRRGMPADFLINRDGLILDLKYGNFADDQWSVDELVAKAKAVI